The Lolium perenne isolate Kyuss_39 chromosome 6, Kyuss_2.0, whole genome shotgun sequence genome segment CGGCCGCGTTTGCGGTGCTGCATGCGGAGAATGCGGAAGCCGAGGCGTCGGCGACGGCCTCGGAGGCTGAGCTGCTGGTGAAGGAGCCGGAGGTGGAGGATCTGAAGGAGGGCGGCGCGCAGGGTTTGGTCGCGGCGGCAGATCTGTGGAAGTCGGAGGCAGAAGCGGCGGTTGTCGCGGAAGGAGTGGCGGGAGCGGCGACGCCGGTGCTGGCGGATGATGTGGACCAGAAGGCGGAGGCTGAGGAAGGCGTCGCCGTCCGTGGGCCGGCGGATGCTGGGAAGGGGAAGGAAGAGGTGGTTGTGCGAGAGGCGGAGGTAAGCGCATGTTCATCCTCTTTTACGCCCCCCTCTTTTAATTTCATTTCCATGTGTGCTTAGTGTTCCTGAAATTTGTAGAATCTTGGTTTGCACTGCATCCGTGGGTCGAATATATGTAAATGTCTGGTCTGAGAGGCAAGATAATTTGAAATATGTTGATCTTGGCTTTGCATTCGTTGATACAATCCTATTGAAATGACATGCATGAACCGAAGCTAGTTTTGTTAGGATTATATGTAACCTACCAGCATTTAATAATGGAAAGCGCATGAATGATATAGACAATGGTTAAATACTAGTATTTATACACACACATGCATCTAGTTGGTTCAATCATTGATGATGATTAAACACCAGGAATTAGATGATATAAATCATTATATTTTAGTTAATCCTTACTGATTTGATAATACTATAGTATTGGAGTGGTCTAGCTAGTGCAGAGAACAGAACAAAAGAGAGTGTGAcattgatgatgatgaggatgtaTCATAGTAAGAATGTAGGGCATGAAAATTAAAGGCATGAGTTGTGGCCAAGAGGATCCTAGTTATGATGTGTATGTAGCTGCCTTAAGTTATTTTAGGAGGATGTTTCATTGTTGTTCTGATTCATCATTTAGGTCATGCAAGTCTTGTCAAGATAACCTGCTAGTTGCAATGGTTGCATTGCTGCTGCTTGTAATTTCATAGTTAATAGCTTGCTGTTTTGTTTAGCTCATGATGattcaatgatgttgcacatcacctAATGGCTAAGTTGGAAAGCCTCCAAAGAGTTATCAGTAATTCTGTAAGATTATAATGACTACAGGTGATATAGTTACTTGCTTGTTTACTTATTCTAGTTGTGATGCATTGATTAACAGAGCAGCTGCATTATCCCCATTAGAGCATAGTATGTTCTGATTATATTGCAAAATTAAAATGTAAGCATCCAGATAATTTTGATGACCTAGCATAATGTGAGAATATTAACCTTTTGAGATTAATGTGAGGATTTTATCATGGGATTACTGTGCTATGATTGAAAGGATCTTGTAATGTATAGTAGAATGAAATCATGATGAGAGAAGGTGCTACCATAATGTAAATATAAATATAATTAAAGACTAATTAAGATGATCTGTTTGGTATGCATAGTATTTGGATGACATTTTCCTATTGTGGATTAATGTGGGGACTTATGTTATTTGTATGAAGGGTGGTGAAGGGTCCAGGAAGCGGAAGCGCAAGGAGGATGAGGCTGTGCCTGCTGCTCCAGTGCCTGCTCCAGTGCCTGCTCCTGTGGCTGCTCCTGTGCCTGCTCCTGTGCCTGCTCCTGTGCCTGCTCCTGTGCCTGCTCCAGTGCCTGCTCCAGAAGTGCCTGCTCCAGCTTTCCCTGGTCAATATGAGCAGTTGGAGGATTCAGATGGCTCCCTGGAGGTGAGCTATACAATTTGTTCTGTAGCAATGCATGTATTTCAGTATGTTTGCTATGTATCTGTAATCTTAACTTGTACAATTTGTTGTTGTGCAGTATGACTCCCAGGATTCATGCGAGTCCGTGGACAGCAGGAACATTGCATCCTTCTGGACcaagctgctgaagaagctggATGCTGGGGACCTCCCTTTCAAGAAGAGGGGGAGGTACTTCTGTCCATGGCACAAGGTGAAGCCCAGGGATGGCATGCTTGGTAGCCTCAGGCAGCACTGCGAGGAGCTAGCCCATACTGGCAACTCCAAGCAGATAAGGGCAGAGCATCAAGGGCTTCTCATGGTGCTTGCTAATGAGGATGCATGATGCCTAGTTCCTGTGGATGGTGGTTGATCTGTACATTTGCTTTTGGTTTATGATGTTGGAACTACTGGTGTGAGTTGTGTTGAACAATGTTTGGTTTGCTTTTGAACTGAGTAGTCAGACCATCTATTATAGTGATGGTCTTAAGTACTGAATCTGTGTGGATCTATGTTCTGTGTTGAATTATTATGTAGCTGATGATGCTTAGCTCTGTGTTTCATTTGGAATGATGGTGGTTTCATGTTTCATTAATTTGTCAATGAAAGCACAGCTCAAGTTTAGCAGAAGTTTGAAACATAAACAAAAAAATTGTAATCCATCATTGCAAACAAAAATGTGCATGTCTTTCATTAACATGATGAGGGCCTTTGCTGAATCCTACTGTAATAGTAGTGACAAATTTGCATATAGATGGTTAGGTAACATGGCTATGATTTTAATTATATGCTACCACATTAGGACTAATGCAAATTTAAATATAAAGCAAGTTAAATATTAAAACAAAACATCGAAATATTAGAGCACATCAGCAACAAATCATGCAAATATTAGAGCAGATCAGCAACAGTCCTTGCTTGTAAATATACTAGAGCAAAGGGAAGTGTTTCGacggaggggttttcggacgagaagagggggaatgtccaaaaaatgacaaaaccaccatggattgggccaagatttggaacaattgtgaaccttgtgatgtgaatccttggttgctaagtgttttcccattttggagttggcaccatggtggccccatggtgtagatgtgtcgatagaggggttttcggaggaaaagagggggtaattcatgaaaaatgaccaaaccaccatggatttgggcaagatttggcacacttgtgaagcttgtgatgtgaaaccttggttgctcagtgttttcccattttggagttggcaccatggtggccccatggtgtagatgtgtcgagacaggggtttccggaggaaaagagggggaaattcatgaaaaatgaccaaaccaccatggaattgggcaagatttggcacacttgtgaaccttgtgatgtgaaaccttggttgctaagtgttttcccattttggagttggcaccatggtggccccatggtgtagatgtgtcgacagaggggttttcggaggaaaagagggggtaattcatgaaaaatgaccaaaccaccatggattgggccaagatttggcacacttgtgaagcttgtgatgtgaaaccttggttgctcagtgttttcccattttggagttggcaccatggtggccccatggtgtacatgtgtcgagacaggggtttccggaggaaaagagggggaaattcatgaaaaatgacc includes the following:
- the LOC127306186 gene encoding uncharacterized protein yields the protein MERKGSKAAMEKEGSKAASASSAAFAVLHAENAEAEASATASEAELLVKEPEVEDLKEGGAQGLVAAADLWKSEAEAAVVAEGVAGAATPVLADDVDQKAEAEEGVAVRGPADAGKGKEEVVVREAEGGEGSRKRKRKEDEAVPAAPVPAPVPAPVAAPVPAPVPAPVPAPVPAPVPAPEVPAPAFPGQYEQLEDSDGSLEYDSQDSCESVDSRNIASFWTKLLKKLDAGDLPFKKRGRYFCPWHKVKPRDGMLGSLRQHCEELAHTGNSKQIRAEHQGLLMVLANEDA